The nucleotide sequence GATCTTACTATGCTGATGAACACTATATTAATTATTACACTGTAGTAATAAATTGAGATAAATATAGAGAGGAAAAATCATGGATATGAGGtgtatgattttataattttgaatCTTGAATACGTGATTTAGATTGATTTGATAATTTGCCACCGCTTGAATTTTAGCTTTTGACTGATTCAATGTTAAAGCCTAGGACTTGATACTTTTATTATAATTATCAATAGCAATTCTTCTAATTTGTTCCAAGAAAGAGATAAGGAAATGGACATCTTTGAACAATTGAAGATGACTCCATTAAGTATGCATGAGCAATATACAAGTTTGCTTGACTTTGACGCAGATCATAAAGGTGAAGGTGACCTTGTCTCGTAACATATACGCATGTATAAAAATCTTAAGAATGACATCTCTCTAATTCAATCTTCATCATTTTTTTGTTAATATATTAAGAGGTATTCTTTTAtgattttcttttattaaaataGCATTTATTTTACCTAAATTATCCTCATGTCATTGTCCACATATTGTCCTCCTTACAAGACCCTTTAGACTGCGTTTGGTATGCATGATAGGATAAAATTGGGTTGATTAGGATAGGATTAAAGGTAGGATAAATAATCCCTCTTAAGGCCAAGGGATTATGAATCCTACCCATAATCATCCATTATCCTACTCCTAATCAACTCTACCAAACGCtggattaaattttttttgaaaatataatcttATCCTATCATGCATACCAAACGGAGCCTTACTTGCTTGAGCTCACAGTCACCACTTGACTAAGCGTGTGGTCACCCTCTCCGTATGAATTTTAGGTTGAGCGAGAAGAAACAAGAATGTATTGTGAAGCGGTTTCACTTGCAGTCGAGGAAGATAGGTAAATCCGAATGATATAATTAATTTGGGACTTCTCACcgggtttaaaaattaaatgtccatttttctatttttaaagaaaatttgttattaataaaattaaataaattaactaGTTGATCCGTCATACAATAGGCTGGCATATATTGATTATGAAAATGTTAACATTTTTGTCAACTTGATTTGGAAAGAGGGAAAcaattgcaaattgaaaagagaGCGCTACTTACACAATATGATGTGGTCTAAAATTGGacgtcaatttttcatttttttatttatatattaaaaatgaGTTTCTGATAAAAAAAGAACCTAATCTATGGACTAGAAATTGGATAGGAATCTGATCTAATTAAGTTAATATCCCTGTCATCTCCGGACTCCGTAACGATTCTTCTAGAGTGTGGACCAAAGAACTTTCACATGGTGGGACCCCTAGCATTATATATATGCACATTATATTCTTAGTCTTTTCTAATTTCCTCCAACTGATTAGCTTATCTACTCCTATCCCTTAATTTCCACCATTAATAGTTGCCAATTGTGACTTCGAGATCATTTTTAATTCCTCAAAGCCCGCTACATTCATCCTCATTGCCATAACTTTACTCGGTATTAGAGCATTATATGATTGTTGAAAATAATATAAAATGATAAGTAGTGATTAttcgtaaaaaaaaaaagataaaagagtATTTATATaggctttaaaaattaaatgttcATTTTTCTATCTTAAAAGAAAATTCATTTCCAATAAAAAAATGACTtgttgactatatatatatatatatatatatatatatatatacggttttgatatcctgcgcgccgcacagtgcgcgactgtgcgcgcgcgcaggatatcagtgattttaatttgttttttatttttttttttaatttttgaattaaaaaaaataattaaaaaattttttaaaaattttatttttagggttcaggctttgggtatagtgttaaagttatttttttttttagattttacctttggGGTTTAGGCTtttcaattaggttatagtgtttggttttaaaaaaaaattaaaatagcttTTATTTAAgcttttattgagtattgtaatatgttaaggggatatattaaggtattaaaaatttatataaggaaatgttaaattttttaattaattttttaaatttaaaatattaaaaaaattaaaaaaataaaaaaaaattgaccgatctcctgcgcgcgcgcacagtcgcgcactgtgcgagcGCGCAGGAGATCAAAACTTAGTAGGTCATTAATTGGTAATCAAAATGACAATATTTTCTCAAGTTAACTTGGACTATCATATCATGAGTAAAAGCCATCCAATTTTCcaaacaaaatcaaacattttgatGAACTTTCACACGGAGAAGACAACCTATGATCACTAAAGATTGTCTTACCTCCAACTCATAACTTCTCTACTCTTCCCCTCTTTCTTAGAGAGAGGATTAATTGATGAATGGCCCCAAAGTGTGAATTCAAGGTGTGGTTTTTAGTTCCTCGATGCATGTTATAGTTATCTTCATTGCCTTAATATTGTTGAGCACTAAACAATATTCggtgattttttaaattaaatgccACAAGAGGGAACAACTGCTTAGAGTGGAAGAAGAGCTTTGTTGGCCATCAAGACTTACATGTATGATTCCTAGGTTTGAATTGATTTGCTTTCTGATCTGGTCTAAATTGAATGTcgatttttctaatttgtgtttaaaaaagtTAATGAAGATTTTCCAATTTGAATTTTATCTTTTGACTGATTCAATCTAAGCCAAGGATTTGACCCTTTAAATTATCCATTTAAATTATCAATTGCAATTCTCTTAACTTGTTCCAAGAAAGAGATGAGGATATGGACACCTTTAAACAATTGAAGGTGGCTCCATTAATGGTGAGACCGTTAAGTACGCACAAGTAAAAGTCAAGTTTGGTTGACAGTGAAAGTCAAGTTTGGTTGACTGTGACACAGATAAAGGTGAGGGGCCCTTGTCTCGTATCACATACGCAtacataatgaaaaaaaaaaaatcttaaaaattggCATCTAGCTAATTCAAtcattttttaaagttattaaaagaaatcatTAAAAGGGTAtttcttttttgatttttttttgaaatagcaTTTGTTTTCCCTAAATTGCCACTTGACACATTAATTATCAATAACAATTCTTCTAACTTGTTCCAAGAAAGAGATAAGAAAATGGACACCTTTGAACAATTGAAGGTGACCATCCCCCCCTGCCTCCTCCCTGCCTCAGGGCGTGGCCAAGCTAATTATCATTTGATAGATTTACAACATAGAGCAAGGGTCCCGGTGAAACCAGTGAAAAATATCTTCCTACATGGAGATCTATTCGGTACCTCATTTACTCTCTTTTAATGGCGTGGAACTGGAGCAGTCATGGAGGACCATCACTCCATCAAGATGAACATATTTCACCTTTTGCAATTTTGTGATCGTAGAAATAAGAATAAATTGTGAAGCAGTTTCACTTGCGTTCGAGGAAGTCAGGCAAATCAAATGATAACAAGAGTAATTTGGGACTTCTCATAATGTTTAAAAATTGACATCTATCTAattcatcatcatttttttttaaagatattaagAGAAATCATTAAAAGGGTATTCTTTTatgtttcttttttcttttattgaaATAGCATTCGTTTTTCCTTAATTGTCCTCGTGTCATTGTCCATGTATTGTCCTCCTTAGCAAACCCTTTGTTCTACTTGCTTGACATCACAGCCACCACCTGCCTAAGCTTGTGATTGTCCCCTTCTTCCCCAGGGAGTAGCACAGATAGGGAGTGCATAGTTCTATGACCGAAAGGTCCAGGGGTTGATCCCCGGAGTGTTACTGTTTGGGGTTAATGTCTCCGCCATATACTTTCCACCTATGTACCTGTATttatctccctccatatccgtgagacCGACTCTAGGAGGcacatttttttttgtgattgtCCCCTTCTGACCTCAGGGTGTAGTACAGATTGAGTGTATGGTTTTATGATTGAGAGGTACAGGggtcgatcctcggggtgtcactGTATGAGGTTAACATCTCCGCCATGTACCTTCCACTTATATAACTACATTTATTTCCCTCCATATCCGTTGGACTGATTCTAGGAATCATTGATATggtagtttcatattttttgtGATTGTCTCCTCCTTCCATGTTGATCCTAGGATAGACTGTGAGACCGTTGGGACAAACGTTTTGCCTTTTTGCCAACTGTGATTGCCCCCTCCTGTATGAATTTTAGGTcgagcaagaaggaagaagaatagtTTGTGAAGCGGTTTCGCTTGCGGTCGAGGAAGACATGCAAATCGAAAGGATAACAAGGGTAATTTGCACTCCTCGTAAAGGTTAAAAATTGAAGGTTCATTTtcctattttaaaagaaaatttgtcaattaataaaataaattgactTGTTGACCATTGATTATGAAAATGACAACATTTTCTCAACTTGACTTATTGGATTATTACGAACAAAAGTCATCTAATTTTCCAATCGAAACCAAGCATATTGATAAACTTTCACACGGTTAAGACAACTTATATATATGCGAACTAAGTATTGCATTCCCTCCAACTCACATCTCCTTCCCCTCTTTCCTAGAGAGAGAATCAACTTACGAATGACTCTTAATTGGGATTTCATGGTGATTTCTAGTTCCTCAAAGCATGCTATAGTTATCTTTGCCGCTTTAATACTGTTGAGCAATAGAGCAAACTGTGATGATTCTCTACATGCCAACAAGGGGAACACCTGCCTAGAGAGTGAAAGGAGAGCTTTGATTGCCATCAAGAGCGATATGTATGATCCTGGCGAGTGGTTATCTTCATGGACCGGCTATGATTGCTGCAAGTGGAGAGGAGTTGCTTGCGACAATGTTAGTGGTTATGTCACTAGGCTTGACCTTCAGTATCCATGGGTGGAGAGTATTGGTGCGAGCAAGGTAAATCCTTCTCTGTTTGAACTGAAGCATTTGAGATATCTGGATTTGAGCTTTAATAACTTCTCATATGCGCACGTGCCCCACATGATTGCCTCACTTGTGCACTTGGAATACCTTAACCTCTCCAATGCCTTTTTTTATGGATTAATTCCTCCTGTATTAGGGAATCTTTCCCACATACAACACCTTGACCTTGGAAATTGTTATACTTATACATATCCAAGTACTCTATTCTCAAATAACTTGAGTTGGCTCTCCAACTTaaattctctacaatatctcgaCATGAGTTGTGTCAACCTCTCTAAAGCAACCAATTGGCTCCACCAAATTAATTTGATTCCTACTCTACAAGTGTTGCTTTTGGGGGATGCAAATCTCCCACCTGTTCCGCCTTCTTTACCCACAATTAACCTCACATCCCTCACCATGCTCGATCTCAGTTGGAATGAATGGAACATCAGCGCTTCCATGTTGAGGTGGCTGTCTCATGCCAGTAATCTTGAACACCTCGATCTATCTGGATGCTGGGTGTTTGAAGCCGAGGCGCTTTCAGTTGCTTTGGGAGCTCTGCATAATTTGAGGAAGCTAGTTTTGGTCGATACTCAAATAGCAGGAGAATTTTCTACAATTCTGAAGAATGTTAGCAGAATGTTGCAATATTTAGTTTTGCAATGGAATTTCTTATTATCTGGAGAAATTTCAACAATTTTGTCGATCCTTCCGCGCCGACTGGAGTTCTTAGCTTTAGACGGTAATAACATCTATGGGAGAATCCCAGAGATGTTAGGGAATTACACAAGCTTGAGACACTTGAGTATGTACTACACTCGAATAACTGGAGATATTCCAAGAACAATAGGGAAACTTATCCATTTGGAATGTCTTGATTTGTCTCAAAATGATATAACAGGAGAGATGCCATCGAACGTAGGAAACCTTCCAAACTTGGAAGAGCTATATTTGATCGAAACCAACATCACAGGATCGATACCAGAGAGTCTTGGTAATGTTAGTTCCTTGAAGTATTTGGGTTTGTTTGGAAATAAGATTACTGGAGAAATACCAAAAACTTTGGGGAGTCTTCATAATATGTCAGGATTAGATTTACACGCCAACCTTCTGACTGGGCAAATACCAACAACGATTGGTAGAATTTCTAACCTGCGTTATTTGGATGTATCAGAGAACCACTTAACTGGAGAAATACCAACAACGATTGGTAGAATTTCCAACCTACGTCATTTGGATGTATCAGAGAACCACTTAACTGGAGAAATACCAAAGACTTTTAGCCGCCTATGCAACCTATGGATGCTAGATCTGTCATTAAACAATATCATCGGAGAGTTAGCAGATCTACTTGATGGCTTATCTAATTGTCCACAAGGAGCAGTGTTATCATCCTTAAGCATTGGCGACAATAATATGAGTGGAAGTATTCCATCCAACCTTGGACTGTTAGCTCACTTACAGGAACTGGACCTCTCCTCAAATTCCCTCCAAGGTAACATGACTGAAGCTCACTTTTCTCAACTTACAAGCTTATCGTATTTGAATATATCTTTTAACTCCTTGAATGTGATTCTACCAAATGATTGGCATCCCCCTTTTCATGCCTATGAAATTGATATGAGTTCCTGTCATTTGGGAGGTACATTTCCTTCATGGATTCAATCCCAAAGGTATTTGAATTCactgtatctttctggagtagGACTCTCAGGAACAATTCCACTCTGGTTCTCAAACTTCATTCCAAACACTAGGCTTCAATGTCTTGACCTAAGTTCAAATAATTTGAGTGGTCTAATACCTTCTACTCTTTCTCCATTTACTGATTTTTCAAATAACTCATTTGAAGGGTCAATTCCAAAGAACATAACAATTACAGACTCTGCTCAAATTTTAGTGTTGTCTAATAACCATATAAATGGTAGTTTTCCACCCTTCTTTTGTAATTTAACTTCCATATTTTTCATTGATTTGTCTAACAATCACTTATCTGGTACATTCCCACATTGTCAAAACTCATTTCCTCATGCATTAGAGTATCTACATTTGAACAATAATAGTATCTCTGGACAATTTCCTTCTTTCCTAAAAAAATGTAAATTGTTAATCACTCTTGATCTCGGTGAAAATAAATTGTCGGGCAAAATACCAACATGGGTTGGATATCTCACTTCTCTACAAATTTTGCGTTTGAGTTCAAACTCTTTCACCGGTGTCATCCCAATAAATATAGGATACCTCGCTTCTCTTAAGGTCTTGGATCTTTCTTTCAATAAATTATTTGGTAAAATACCTTCATCTGTAGGACATTTCAGGGCTATGTTTCAAGATTATACCAATTCTAACCCATGCCATGATAATAATCTTCAATGTGCAATGGCACCTATGGGCTCTTATAGACCAAAGGATAAGATCCTAATAACTGCCAAAGGATCAACCTATGAATACATTAGAATTCTCTCCCTCGTGACCAGCATAGACCTATCGCATAATAATCTTTCTGGTGAAATCCCAAACGAGCTAATGATGCTTCGTGATTTGCACTTCCTGAGCTTGTCCAACAATCACTTGACTGGTACAATTCCTGAAAACATTGCCTTTTTGACAGAGTTATTTTCTCTTGACTTATCAATGAACAATCTCACTGGCACAATTCCCTCCAACTTGTCTGCTCTAAACTTTCTCAGTCACTTGAATCTCTCTTTCAATAACTTGTCCGGAAGAATCCCAACCGGGAATCAATTTTTAACCTTCGATGACCCTGCGATATACGCTGGCAACAAGGACCTTTGTGGTTGGCCACTACCCGAGTGTCCTAGTGATGAAGCCCAGCGAGGTCCACTtcatgcaaaagatgatgatgatggtaaTGGCAGCAAGCTTGAAAAAGTTCTGGATTATGCCTTCATTGCTATGGGATTTATAATCGGATTTTGGGCATATTGGGGCGCAATGATCATGAAAAAGTCCATCAGAATTGCTCTCTTCCAGATGGCGGACAGGATTTACGACTGGATCTATGTTCAACTCGCAGTGAAGTTTGGAAGGTGAAGACCAAGTGGCAAAGATGAACTTGAAAGCCTTATAATTTGCTGATTGTACTTCCCCATCAAAGAGAAACACTCCAGCTTGTATGCTGCTCTACTAGCTAGAATACGAATAATGGTGCTGTGTGAAATAGGAAGTATTTGCAAACTTCTGTTATGTATTTGTAGAACCATTTGGGACATTGTTCCACTTTTCAGTATACCTGATGATATTTGTATTATATCGACGATCCGACATAGATGCAATCAGGTTTATGAAAAATTGTTACATGACAGCAGATGAAGAAAACAACTGCATGCAAGAAATAAATGAGTGCTAAAACGTGGATTAATTTTTGTCTGTCTGAATCCTAGCAATAAATATTGATATGGGTAATCAGAAGCTAAACGAGCTATAAATTTCATTTGATTTTATCACCTCCATCGTAAGTCATGATTCTGAAAAGGCTACGGATTCGCCCCGTGCAACAATAAGGTCCCCAAATAATTAACTAAGCATCTAAAGTTTAAATCCTAACTGCGTAAAAATTTTACTCTAGTGAAACGATAAACTAAGACACTTATTGTTTGGATGGGCCTTCATGAGGGTTTCCGAAATTATCCGGTGGCTTTTGGGAAATTTCAGGATTAATAcctgaattatcaaaaaaaaaaaaaaaaacactatgaattctgttaattaaaattatttatgttgaCTAAAATTATTTCTGTGACTAGGCATGCAACACACTAGTTTTCGTGAAGCAAAAGTTGTTCATCTTtgtgaatttaaaaataaaatagaatgcaAATTTTATAGACTCCCTTCGTGAATTCAAATATGTTTGAACTAAATTTAGCTAATTAAACTAATAAccttaaataatttagatttgatttcaTGAAATCTCTAGATAATGTTTGTAATATATCTCAATTACGCAATTAGATTTATTAACGTTATTGATCGATAAAATAAAATGTCACATGGACATTTTTGATAATTCATCATGATTAATGGGTCACAAACCCAATAGAATAAAATCCATAACCAATTAATTTGTAATTACTTATTAATTTTCGTGTAATGTGTGTTCATTCTTTATTCAAAAGTATTAAAAATCAcctcataaatatatataaaaaatctcttttaatattGTTATATTATCAAAAAAATCTATTATTTTAGAATCTAAGAATGAAAACAATGAATCTTCCCCCAATGAAAAAGTCTTATTCTAGCCTTGTTCGAAAGGAATTtttaggaaaaaatatttttcagaactAACCTTCATTAAGTTTGGAGAACGGCACTttaatttaccaaaagacgtagGTAGAATATACTATTTATCAAAAGATGTATCATAATTTTCTTTTTACCAAAGAACGCACCAAAAAAATTACAATCCCCCTTTTAACCCTCTCGCCAACCGCTGCTTCTAATTCATCATTTTCCAAGCATCCAAACTACTTTTTTAATTGTAAATGAATTTATAGTTTGGATGCACGTGCTCTCACCCTCTCTCTTCCTCCATTCCTCTTTCTGGTCTTATAAACATGAAACGATCATGAATCTCCTCCGCTTGTCATACGTCCTCATGAAGATCGGCGGGATTGCACAAGACGAGTTCAAAGGATAACAACGATTAGCATCCTCAACGTTGATTGACAAATTTCTAGCAAGAGTGAAATTAATAGAAGAAGACAGATAAAGATTTATTAATGTATGTATAAATTTACTACTGTAAAATAGGTTattattgtttaaaaaaaatacttttatagCAAAGGGTGATGAAAAAAATCATGTTTATGGTGTTATTGGATATGTGGGGAATTAATATTGAACGACGCCTGTAATATGGTGTACTTCATCACTTAATTGGTTTGCAAGGTGCTCCAATGTGATGCTAGATTTCAGCTAGACGTTGCTCATGCAAGTTAGGTTGATATGGTAAGTATCAACACGTAGGACTGATATGCGATCATATTATGCCCACTTTCTTTGTCGATCAAAATTTTGGTTTGATACCATATCTACTTTCTCATCGCTCAACCCATTGTAGTTATCTGGAGTTTGCATAAATCCAATTaacctaggtccatcaatgggttttgaccaaaacccattgATCGATCTAAACATGTTTGATTACACCCATTTAACATGTTGTGAGTTtctggtgttgcaaggagttaAATTGTGTTATCCATTGCTTATTTAGAGCTCTCAGTCATTGTTCAACGTTACGAGAAGTTTCTGCTTCAATGCGAGCCTAATATCATCCTATATCAggcctacgttgggcctgatattggatgatatcaggcctacgttgggcttgatatcatCCCATATCAGGTCCatcatgggcctgatatgggatgtTATTAGGCTCAACATTATCTTTGGTTAAAACTTAGATTTTACAGCATATATACCTTTTCCTTGCTCAACCCTTCGTAGTGGTTGAAaatatgtaaaattataaaaacccTAGGCCCATCTGTCGGATTCTGTCACCACCACtgataaattatgaaaatctaATGTACACCATATCTAACGTTACTTGGTCTTTGCTATATTAATATGTACAACAGTAGTTGATTATGTAGATGTAACTTTgctaaattagtttttaaattttttatcagggatgatcatattaatgaagaaattctctctgagatatggaatacgCTTGATGCAAATTCTTGCAGAGGACATAGAGCTAATGTAGGAGAattatccagaacaaatattctATCGTCTTATGAGAATAGTGGTGTGCAGAACACAAATAAAAATACAAGCAGCATTTTAACATTTGCTTTAAATGAAGAAGCAAGTATTCTAGAAGATGAGGTTTTGAATCCTTGTacaacacttgttgattactttgagcctacttggagtgaAGAGGTAGAGCATTATACCCAAATTGAAGAGGAATTATAATGCAATAcaagatgtacaagaattcttaactgatgatatgcagattgaacaatataaAATTCTCCTAGAGCGgtacagtgacttagaggagaagttcccaatagctgatgatccatatattctaaattctcgatttctccaaaggccaattgaagaggcaacagatgaGCATGAATTTTGTGTTGGATAGATTTTTTTCATCTCGACAAGAATTCAAGAATGCTCTTGTTAAACATGTCATGGTTAAATATATGAGATATAATCCAGTTGACACtcgaaaaaataaagtaaaagtcatCTACTTCAATCAACCATGTAGATGGAGAGTAGTTGCCCGGAGGGATGtagagttcattgttacgaaatatgtaaaggaacaccaatgtggcactATTAGGGAAAGTGTTGATCACCAAGCATGCTCTTCCTCCTTTGTACATCTTTTGTTGAAGAGTAATTTCTTGCTAACGAACAGTACAAATCAAGTATgattatatcatatataaaagttaggtttggagtgaccatattgttggtgcaatattccctagggtcaaggttgaccaggttgactaagcttgagttggctcaagctcaagtcttgatgtttgggtttcgatgtttgacaaatacatggagattgcaagtgcaattgttcatgtgggagattgttgatatggggagattgttggtgcaattccccttctggtcaaggctgaccggattggtctgaagaagagtcaagtaggtcaaggttgac is from Zingiber officinale cultivar Zhangliang chromosome 7B, Zo_v1.1, whole genome shotgun sequence and encodes:
- the LOC122004602 gene encoding LRR receptor-like serine/threonine-protein kinase GSO1, with translation MTLNWDFMVISSSSKHAIVIFAALILLSNRANCDDSLHANKGNTCLESERRALIAIKSDMYDPGEWLSSWTGYDCCKWRGVACDNVSGYVTRLDLQYPWVESIGASKVNPSLFELKHLRYLDLSFNNFSYAHVPHMIASLVHLEYLNLSNAFFYGLIPPVLGNLSHIQHLDLGNCYTYTYPSTLFSNNLSWLSNLNSLQYLDMSCVNLSKATNWLHQINLIPTLQVLLLGDANLPPVPPSLPTINLTSLTMLDLSWNEWNISASMLRWLSHASNLEHLDLSGCWVFEAEALSVALGALHNLRKLVLVDTQIAGEFSTILKNVSRMLQYLVLQWNFLLSGEISTILSILPRRLEFLALDGNNIYGRIPEMLGNYTSLRHLSMYYTRITGDIPRTIGKLIHLECLDLSQNDITGEMPSNVGNLPNLEELYLIETNITGSIPESLGNVSSLKYLGLFGNKITGEIPKTLGSLHNMSGLDLHANLLTGQIPTTIGRISNLRYLDVSENHLTGEIPTTIGRISNLRHLDVSENHLTGEIPKTFSRLCNLWMLDLSLNNIIGELADLLDGLSNCPQGAVLSSLSIGDNNMSGSIPSNLGLLAHLQELDLSSNSLQGHFRAMFQDYTNSNPCHDNNLQCAMAPMGSYRPKDKILITAKGSTYEYIRILSLVTSIDLSHNNLSGEIPNELMMLRDLHFLSLSNNHLTGTIPENIAFLTELFSLDLSMNNLTGTIPSNLSALNFLSHLNLSFNNLSGRIPTGNQFLTFDDPAIYAGNKDLCGWPLPECPSDEAQRGPLHAKDDDDGNGSKLEKVLDYAFIAMGFIIGFWAYWGAMIMKKSIRIALFQMADRIYDWIYVQLAVKFGR